In Quercus robur chromosome 10, dhQueRobu3.1, whole genome shotgun sequence, a genomic segment contains:
- the LOC126704188 gene encoding zinc finger BED domain-containing protein RICESLEEPER 2-like, with translation MSLSTYQFDQVRVRNKLARMVILHEYPLSMVDHIGFKEFVTDLQPMFKLVTRNTLKSDIFKIYDNEREKALKMMDKNGSKVAITTDMWTSSNKKRGFMVITAHFIDHTWMLQSRVLRFVYVPSPHIKEVLAEVLVDCFLEWNIDRKLSTITVDNCSTNDAMIRLLLNKLDTSSLMLGGSMLHMRCAAHILNLIVQDGLSLIGDGIERIRDSVIYWTGSPKRRQKFEENARQLRVQCTKELVLDCKTRWNSTYLMLSTALIYKDVFSRLAKREISYTCLPYDYDWELAKDICGRLELFHSATEFFSGRKYPTTNMYFNVVCELKIALNEWSVYSNEMISTMAESMLAKFNSYWANVSVVMAIAAILDPRYKMKLLEFYYPKIYGDNSNLEIEKIKNLCYDLLDEYGDINESSVEWGNVIFC, from the exons ATGAGTTTAAGTACTTATCAATTTGATCAAGTTAGAGTGAGGAATAAGCTTGCCCGTATGGTCATCCTACATGAATATCCTCTTTCAATGGTTGACCATATTGGGTTTAAAGAATTTGTGACCGATCTTCAACCTATGTTTAAACTTGTCACAAGAAATACTTTGAAGAGTGACATTTTTAAGATCTATGATAATGAGAGGGAGAAAGCTTTGAAGATGATGGACAAGAATGGAAGTAAGGTGGCCATTACAACCGATATGTGGACTTCAAGTAACAAAAAGAGAGGGTTTATGGTCATTACCGCTCATTTCATTGATCATACTTGGATGTTGCAAAGCCGGGTtctaag gtttgtttaTGTTCCTTCTCCACACATAAAAGAAGTTCTTGCTGAAGTCcttgttgattgttttttagAGTGGAACATTGATAGGAAGTTGTCTACAATTACTGTTGATAATTGTAGTACTAATGATGCCATGATTAGACTTCTTTTGAATAAGCTTGATACTAGTTCTCTTATGTTGGGTGGGTCTATGTTGCATATGAGGTGTGCTgcacatattttgaatttgattgttcaaGATGGGTTGTCTCTTATTGGTGATGGTATTGAGAGGATTCGTGATAGTGTGATTTATTGGACTGGATCACCAAAAAGAAggcaaaaatttgaagaaaatgcaCGTCAATTGCGTGTTCAATGCACCAAAGAGTTAGTCTTAGATTGTAAAACTCGTTGGAATTCAACTTACTTAATGCTTTCTACTGCATTGATTTATAAAGATGTTTTCTCACGTTTGGCTAAACGTGAAATATCTTATACTTGTTTACCATATGATTATGATTGGGAGTTAGCCAAAGATATTTGTGGGAGGTTGGAGTTGTTTCATAGTGCGACTGAGTTTTTCTCTGGTCGTAAGTACCCTACAACTAATATGTATTTTAATGTGGTGTGTGAGTTGAAAATTGCATTGAATGAATGGAGTGTGTATTCAAATGAGATGATAAGTACGATGGCGGAAAGTATGCTTGCTAAGTTTAATTCTTATTGGGCTAATGTTAGTGTTGTTATGGCTATTGCTGCTATCTTAGATCCAAGATATAAGATGAAGttattagaattttattatCCTAAAATTTATGGTGATAATTCTAATTTggagattgaaaaaattaagaatctttGTTATGATTTACTTGATGAGTATGGTGATATAAATGAGTCCTCT GTTGAGTGGGGCAATGTCATCTTTTGCTAA